CCGGAAGGGGACCCACACATACTCTACTTTTAAGTACAGGACGATCTGCACCGTTAAGAAACGTAAATCAACGGGTCTGATCGAATTAACACCTCTACAACAAAATGCACCGTCATACACGTGATCGAGACACAGTATCCCTCTCGCACGATCTTTATTTTTCTCCTCCTTCTgatttacaaaaagaaataaaaatatacattctTGTTTGATTGCATTTATTGATTTTCTtatttctattaataaatttttgaaacgGTGAATTAATTAATACAGAGAGAAAAACTTGAAACCTTCAAAAACTTTGGAATGAATATCCATTTTGCTGAATTGTTCATTCTCTTCACTCAGATATTTTAGCGGTCAGTTTTCCTTGCGTCTCTGATAGTTGAAAATTTCACTCTGGCATTGTGATTGGTCTTCGTTATCAAAGTGACGAAATGCCGAGCATCAGAGCTCCCGTTGCTAAGAAGACGACGACACTAACGGTTAGCTCTCtcgtttaatttttgttttccgtTGTTCCTCGTCTGAGTTTGAAATTCTCGTTAGGTCGCTGTGAAATGTAGACCGTTAATGGAGAAAGAACGTGGAAGAGACATCGTTCGAGTGAATAACTCTAAGGTCTGTTTCAATTACTCCCACAGTCTCTGATTCgatttgaaaattgaaaattgttctccctaattttattttgagttGTGTTTTGAATTTCAGGAGCTGATAGTGTTGGACCCTGACTTATCGAAGGACTACCTTGACCGGATTCAGAATCGGACTAAAGAGAAGAAGTATTGTTTTGATCATGCCTTTGGCCCTGAGAGCACCAACAAGGtcccactctctctctctctctctctctggaaaCTTGTGGTTTCATTAGGATCTATGCTTTCTATTTGAGAATTTTTCTGGAAAATGTTTAGGTTCGTAGTGTGTTTGTGAGAAGGTTGACTTGTGGTTTAAGGTTAGTGAGCTATGACTCTTAAacatgtatttgtttttcttttcagaaTGTGTATAGGAGTATTTCTTCTGTGATCTCTGGGGTTGTTCATGGACTCAACGCTACAGTCTTTGCCTATGGTTCCACTGGAAGGTATGCAGTGATGTAGCATCATAGCAAAGACTACAAGTGAATGTGCCTCTTTAGCTTACCAAAAATATTCTGGCTTAAGtaatctaaaccttaaactgGATTTTTGATTAGGCCTTCTTCTATCTCAGGAAAATTAATGCAGTATGGCCTCTCCAATTTTTTTGGTCATCTGACTCAATGATGCatcgtatttttttttctttttgctcttAGCGGCAAAACATATACAATGGTTGGAACACGAAGTGACCCTGGATTGATGGTTCTCAGCCTGAATACCATATTTGACATGATTAAGTGTGACAAGAGCTCTGATGACTTCGAAGTGACTTGCTCCTATCTTGAAGTCTACAATGAAGTAAGCCTCCCCCTTTGATAAATTTGGTTCTTCTCcttcgtctttttttttttgtgtgtgtgtgtgtgtatgtggtGATCTTTCATTACTCTTTCTCACATAATAATATGTTTCAATTGCAACTCAGGTTATATACGATCTGCTTGAAAAATCATCCGGTCATTTGGAGCTCAGAGAGGATCCGGAGCAGGGAATAGTAGTTGCTGGCCTGCGATCAATCAAGGTCTCCATACTTTTCTTTCCTTCTAGATGCGATAAGACCATTCCTCCTGTAAAACCAGATTTGCGGAGATCACTTTAAACCTGATCTTGAGGCCTTAGCCAAAGTGTTTCTTTTGTAGGTATATTCTGCTGATCGAATTCTTGAACTGCTGAACTTAGGGAACGGTAGACGAAAAACTGAGAGCACTGAGATGAACAGtacatcatcaaggtgagcaatgCTATCTCCTGAATAAGCTGTTAATGCTGGAAGCTTGTCTCTTCCGAATCCCTAGATCTCACACTGCAatggaaacttttttttttcttggaaacGAACTCGCAGTGGTCCATTATCTATATAAATGTGCCTGTCAATTACCAGGTCCCACGCAGTTCTGGAGATTGCAGTAAAAAGAAGGCAAAAGAATCAAAATCAAGTTATGAGAGGGAAACTCGCTCTGGTAGATCTTGCTGGCAGTGAAAGAGCAGCTGAGACTAACAATGGAGGTCAGAAACTGAGGGATGGAGCTAATATTAATCGCTCACTCCTTGCTCTAGCAAATTGCATAAATGCCTTGGGGAAGCAACACAAAAAGGGTCTTGCTTATGTCCCATACAGAAACAGGTATGTGTCGATATGTGATCTTTCTGATTTTAAAATGGCCATCTTTTTTTGGCTGACAGACGTGTGTAATGTCAGCAAACTTACGCGTATTCTTAAAGATGGTTTGAGTGGGAACTCCCAGACGGTGATGGTTGCAACTGTATCACCTGCTGATACTCAGTATCATCATACTGTGAACACACTGAAATATGCTGACCGAGCAAAAGAGATCAAGACCCACATCCAGGTGACAGTTATTTTCCTCTTAGTCCACAATATTGCTAATTGGTCAAGAAGTACTTACTTGCTTTTCAATGCATTGTAGAAAAATATTGGTACCATCGACACTCATATGTCAGACTACCAACGAATGATCGACAATCTTCAAGTAAGTTCATTACTTTCATCCACTTTTGTTACAGATTGAATGTAGTAGCAGTACATAACTCTCAACTTTGGTTTCATAGAGTGAGGTTTCtcagctgaagaagcaactagCAGAAAAGGAGTCGCAGCTTAGCATCATACCTTTTGAAAGAGGTGTTGAACGTGAACTTTCGTGGTTGGATGGTTTAAGTCACCAGATCAGTGAAAATGTTCAGGAACGTATAAACTTACAGAAGGCATTATTCGAGCTTGAAGAAACTAATCTCAGGAACCGTACTGAACTTCAGCATCTCGATGATGCCATTGCGAAACAGGTTGCGTTTAAAAAGCTTCTCTTAATCCAGAGGTCATTATATTGCATTACTGTAAcctcttatttattttataggcAACAGAGAAGGATATTGTCGAGGCTCTAAGTAGCAGACGTCAAGTAATACTTGATAATATCAGAGACAATGATGAAGCCGGTGTTAACTACCAGAGAGTAAACCTTctttttaatcatatattacattaaacTCTGCAATATATCTTTGCAGTCATGCTCATGCCTCTGTTCGTACAGGAAatagaagaaaatgaaaagcaTCGTTGCAAACTACAGGACATGCTCAATGAAGCAATAAATAACAACGGAAACAAAACTTATCTGCACATTCTCAACCAGTACAAGCTTCTGGTGAGTAGAGTAAACTAAGTAATGTCTTGAGATTCCTACACTACTGACTAACATTTACTGCTGCTGGTTTCACATAAATATAGGGGATGGGTAATACCGAACTACAGTTTGAAATGGCAATGAGGGACCAAATCATATACAACCAAAGGGAAGCTCAGAGAAACCTATGGAATCTGCTCATGGGTTTAGGAGTCGAAGAGAAACAAGTGTTCGACCTCGCCGCTAAACAAGGAATCACAATCGAAGACTGGAGTATGGCATCGTATCCCGGGCTTCCTTACAGGAAACAAGCACCGAGTCTCATACCAGCAAACATCCCTTTCATGGGCCATTCATATTCTCAATCCTCGTGCACTTTCCAGAGCTACAATCAAGATGCTGCTTCCAAAGGACAACAATGGGCTCCAACTCCTACTTTATGCAGAGAAGAACATCACAGCTCTTACTACTTCATGGGACACGAGCCACCTGCATTTGCCAGTCTTAGGAAAAGCCATGGTGGTGGAAGACCAACTCCATGGATCGACACAGGAGGAGCCAATCATCGCCGAGTCTCTTATCCACAAACAGTAAACAATTCTTCCCACATGGGTCCCAGTTTTTACCAGACTCCACAAAGGGTAAAAAACACATTACTTGATCTGAATCTTAGTTATTAAGGTAACAAACATTTCATTATGTTCTGAttgcaaaatattttattaaccaGGAAATGCTGGTCAACGCCCCGAGTCCTTATGGTAGCCCACGAGCTGACAGGGCCACCACCCCGGCCGGGCAGCCTTTCTATGGAAGCCCTCGAGCCATTGCCACGGTGAGAAACAGTTCATGCAACAGCCCCCGCGTGGCCACTGCAGTGTCAGCACCCAGTGGTGCAAGAAACCAACAAAGAGTTTACGGGACAAGCCCGCTTTCGGGAACCAAAGGTGTGAAGAACGCGTCTTACGGACAGAACAGCCACACAAAGTTGTatagaggaggaggaggcagtAAAGTTCATAATAAAGGAAACAAAACTCAACGCCAACACCATTGACACATGACACGTTGGGTTTAAGTTTTCAAGTTAGTTCGGAGGCACAGTTTTAAAGAAACGCCTCACACTCAGTCTCCATTCTCAACATGACTCGTTTTGTTTTTCGTTTTGGGTTTGGTTTGTACAGCTATTTGCACGGTATTGAGATAATtcttactagattttgacccgcgctttctaagcgcgggtttgtttgtttttcatttattaatcgaaaactgatttacaaattaccattatttttcatttcgaaccataacaattgagtttttaggtttttatcatttgttttttttctcttcaaaatatggtatttgttcgaaatatggtagctgttctataataatgtttgagttttaaaatttgttttcatatctgacCTAGATTCATGTTTGAACCTATAGACCCGATACATTGTATATAATCCTGTtcggatttaatgaaaaatttgttaattaaaaatccgatataacccggtaaaaacctaaaaactcactattaaccCGCGATCTGATACTATTGATCCgataacaaaatatcttatagtacttttttaaaaaattgattaaattactcatatatttattaatattacataaattagtgattccttagaatttgataaaattttatcatgttatctaaataaaaaatgataatataaaataacttattgatatgacaatattagtttattttcgttattaataacctattataagtttgtgtttgtattttagatttaaaaatttattttaagatagtttttaaaatattcttgaacactcgtaattgccatattaatattatgtataaaatgacattatacactgaaaaatgatattcaaatatgtatatgatatatggtgtaggatataccattttggtttgtattgaaaatatgtataatattcaaatgatctattttgaatattgatacgtatatttaagaaaataatattttcatgtttcttaatccatttattgttcataatatatttatacttatattaaatttaaaattaatatatattttaaatatatatataggcctATTATTTATAGATCCATTTAGGTGTATCTGTAGGCCCAAAATCAAAAGACTTAAATGcctttaatgaattttattaattctttgtaaaaataagagtatttttgagaaaactgcaattttcattaaggatataatttgagaatgatcctcttttaatggtattgatttgattgattgatgtgtgtgtatatatatatggaaacaagtaaaaaacaaaaacggaAATTAACTTTCCATTTTTGGGCaagaaaatctttatctttctCATTTTTAACGAATCAAATCTTTGCTTGGGTCAATGTCCAAACACTATCCCCAGTTATTTATTCACCAAACCCCAGAATCTCGATAGCCTCTTCTCTCCACCGCCGGATTCAGCCTTCTCCGGCGTCTCCCTGAGAGCTTTGTCGGCCACCATTCCACACGTCACGTAGTCTCCTGCAAAAACCGAACTCTGGTTTCTTGTTTGGCGAAATCGACTCGTGTTGTTGTGTAGGGCTGAGGTATTAAGGGCTGGTCCGGCCCATAGATAAAAACTAAAAGCCCTAACCCTAATTAATTGTTCCAAAGCACTGAAATAAGGATgggtttaaataaatttatagaaaaataaatccaTGTTTTATGTTGAAACGACGTTGTTTTGtgtgttctctctctcttcttcctcaaacTTAGACGacgatctcttcttctctctctccgccagtctctctctctaactagAGCAAACCCAGGTTAGGCCTTACGATCAATCTGGGATTAGTTTAGATTTCGAACTAGAGGAAAGTTATGTTTTGGGTTTTTGAAGAATTTGCTTGTTTGTGTTTGAAATTCATAGATTTATCTTAGATTGCTTCTTATAATAGTGTTCACTGGTATATACATCGTGTGAGAATGTTTCATAGTGTTTAAGCCTTTTCTCTGTTTCAGTTTGACTCTAGAATCTGACTTGTGATTGTgggaaataattttttttttattatcctcAGATAGCTAAGTTTTTTGTTATGCGGTTCTTGTCTTTGTCTTCAGTAATACTTTCAACTTGTGAACTAATCTTGTCTTGTTTTTGTACTAGCACATGAAGAAGGTAAAGCTTTCTAGCCAAAGTTATGACTTGAGTGTCCTGTTCTTGAGTGTCATGTCATGTTGTTGAGCTAAAGTTAGATGAGAGCATGCGTTGTTAGTTCATGAGATGTTCTTGAGTTTGTGTACTTTACAAGGTTGTGTTGTGTCACTGTACTTTACAAGGTTGTGTTGTGTCACTCTTCTTGTCCTTTGACTTTGCGAGTTTCTTGATAACTCTGTTTCAGAAGCAGTCTTTCTTTTGTGTTCAGTGGGTTTAAAGTTAAAGATTCAATTTCATTAAGAAAGTGTTTTCATAGTTTGCTCACTCTTTGCTTTGAAACTGTTGGATCTCTTTACGTTGCTTTTCATAACCCTATACAAGCTAAATAGAACTTCTGCCTCTCAACTTTCTTCTGGCTTtagcttgaacagatgtgtttACATGTGTCTTTTAGAATTCAAGACAAGAGAGATGGAAGTGAGAAGCGAGATGAAGCAGAATATTTACGAGATTTTCAAAAACTTTATGACGGGGTATGTTTTGTTATGATTGATTCTCTTTAGTAAAGAGTCTTTACCATATACTGTATGTGCTCACTTTAGTATGTGCTATTTTAAAACCCTCTAACTCTTGAATCTTGGATTATTGCAATGCTTATAGGATCACAAAGCTTGAGGAACTAGATAATGCTACAAACATCTTTCTTCTACGCTTTCAGCAAGGACTCTGTACGTTTTGCTTTGTATTTATTGTTTTCACTGTCGACCTTCTCTGACATAATTTCTTCTCTCCCAGGCTTGCTCAAACGCTCTCCAATAGTCACTTCCTCCAAGTTGATCGAAAACATTCTCAAGAACAATGAAACAAGACGGCTTAAATCATACGTAGAAGCAGGCTGTATTAACATCGATGATGCTGCACGAAGCACACGGGATTGTAACTTTACTCCTCAACTCTTTTGATTTAACTCTCGTAGTTTGTTAATTTATGCGAAAACTTTCATGTTTTAGAAAACACTCTTCAGCAATTATTCGTTTCTGCTTACACGTCTCTCATTTTTTGTTTGCAAGAAGTGCATACATCTCTATCAGGACTTTCTGACCACCTAATCAAAGGTAATATAATGAATCTACTGTTTATCGCCATATTTCTTTGTGTAATGTTTCATGTCATCAACTCACTTCGACATACTTAAGCAAGTACGCCCTTCTAATCTTTAAGATATTGTAAATGCAGCTCAAAGCTTGTTATCTGACCTCGAGCGTCTCACTGATGATGCTGCCCTTGCAATTGAGACTGCAACAAAGCTCTCCACACAACTAGATGAAGAATCAGGTGATGATTTGCGACAAGTGACGAGTGAAGTAAGGTTTCAatacacatttatatttttgaagaatGATTTTAGAGAGTAATGTTGGTTGGTTTCAGGAGAACGAAACTGTACCTTTTGCTCAAGAACCTGAAGTTACAGAGTACGCTACAGTTATTGCAGTGGTTTACAGTATGGTGAAGCAGAACTATGTTATGCAGGTTTGTGAGATCTTGAACCTTTAGATATTCTGCATGTTGGATCTttgaaattcatatttttttttactgaaaaacaatggatgatttttttttttgatcaaaaaacaatggatgattttttttttgatcaaaaaacaaTGGATGATTATGATACTGTTTTTTGCAGGAAAAGATTGTGAGATCGCTTAGTTTGAAGACCTCATTTGATGAACTAGATACTTACACTCTGATGTGGTCATTGCGTCCGTTTGTAGAAGACGAGATTATGAACAGAGCATGGAAATGTATCTACTAATACACACTTATTCAATCAGTCTGTCACTTATTCAATCAGTTTTGTTCGTTTAGTTCGTTACTTTGTTTCCCATTTATTGAAAAGAAAGCAAATACGGGCCCTATTACAAACACAAGCTTTGTTCACATGGTTGATTGGTCTCAAGACTCTCAACTGAATTGAATAAACTAATATGATTAGGTTGCTAGTGATTTTACTAAACATATTAGTGAAGAACTCATGTTTGCATCTTTGTGTTGGTAAATCTATTTAGCTTATGAGAGTAACATCTCGTTTTAGTTTTATAGATCATGAGAGTGACATTATTAAAATGAAGTCTGAAAAGTTCAAACtataacccccccccccccacccctcCAAATTTCCTGAATGCtcaatgtttttaatataatttctaATCAGTTTATGTGTTTTAGTTATTTGTATCAAACTCCACAAATCTGTTTGCATTCATTTTGTGTGGATACTATAGTAAAATACTATATTTGATTGATGATATTTTGCATCCAAAGACGTATACATAAGAActctataaatttaaaaaattagaaacataatagtctattaatttattgaattattaatttactagaaattttcttttagatttatatagtttatgGTATGTgtctaatataaaataaataaataaataattattttacggTTTATATAAGTATAAAAGTTTGCTTTATATTATTCTTATGTGATAATTTGGTGTATATAAgaatataacataaatttttctttagatGTAATCTGATACAATATTATCagaatattttgtatttatatgaaaattttgagatAAAACTCTTTtgtgaataaaaacaaaaaaataatgttttatacatatataaactcTATAAATagcaattattaatttataatctttatgggaccatatatttaaataggagttttctaaaatttattgttttattaatttatcaaactgtgttatgttttgaattgaTCCAACTAAAAGCAACTAAAAGTTGTTAATTTACTgaatatcaatttatataattttgtgtaTTAAAGACCTTGTAAGGTGAACCACCCACGGACATCCCTCTGTAATTTGATCTTAAACTGATCATAAGTTTGGTTTACTCTTTCTTTGGACACTGTTTTTATGAAATTGCTCCTGTTGTTACAAATCCACAAActtatatttacaaatttgcAAGGCATATAAGAACTTTATGTaacatatatattcaaatccaaaatgtgaatttaaaataaacaatatctAGAGAATCAAAAGACTAAAAGCTTATATTGGTCCAAAATCTACTGAAACTTTACATGAACTAAATATGACCAGTTTATAACTTATCTATTCTATTTAAAATAGATGACACAACTtcatttcatgtgtgatattttaagtTAGACCATTATGTAGAAAATTTATCAAATGTACATaactttattataatatttttaatatctttattttttatttaaaataaaataaacatttatttaagaaagttctaacaaaatcttttaaaaatattttcagttgcaatttaaatttatttccggaattgattaatttaaattttagttatcataaaatacataaatttaaattataaacgaaaataaaaattatataaaatattttggtgatAATAACACCtcacaattattatttttctaaaatacattttacaaagattttaaaaatattttgttggaAAGCAATATCCatttctaattaaaattttaaataaaaatatcttttaaaaatgttttttttttttaatttaaactatttttttgaggTCACAACTTTAAATGTTTCTATTATGtaacattaaaatttatttaatttctaacAAAAATCTAATATTCTTATTAtggttaaattttaatttacatcTCCTTTCgaagataaaacatttttttttttacatatcgTATATACAAAGTTTTAGTCAACTATTATTAGCATTTATATATTCCATTGAGTTAAAAactatttcattttaatatttaaaaactatacCAAAATGGTTTAGTAATCactatatataaagttttacatCTCCTACTCCAACCATAAATGAACGAACAATATATACGAAATGAATATATACATGAACTAATACATTAAACAAGAATACACTTTCATCATCTATATGCATACTAATGTCATAGCATGAATGACTTATATATGTCAAATTTAATCTTCCAACACTATTCTATACAAAGAGAACACACATTTATCAAACTGGTTTAATGTTACAGTATATAACATAATtccaataaattttaattttatttcatatttgatactatttcttaaatttacctttaaattattatcatttttataaataacttaaatttattattaaaaaacaaaattaaccctcccaaaatatttataaatatataagaattatttaCAGAATCTTATAAACTGAACTTCACCacctaaataataaatcataaacAAGAAtcgttaaaccctaaactcaaatgttATGATATCTTTAATTGagttttcttttaaatgatatttaagTTGGTGTATTTAAAACAATTtctcaaatatgatttttactataaaactattttgcaagtacaaaatattataatttttttaataagttttgttgtttttaatagtatccaaaaaaaaaataatctctaTTATATAGGttcagtttaatttaatttccatataaatttcaaatttttagaaataaaacataaaattatgtaaaacagtat
The window above is part of the Brassica napus cultivar Da-Ae chromosome C3, Da-Ae, whole genome shotgun sequence genome. Proteins encoded here:
- the LOC106421840 gene encoding kinesin-like protein KIN-8B, producing MPSIRAPVAKKTTTLTVAVKCRPLMEKERGRDIVRVNNSKELIVLDPDLSKDYLDRIQNRTKEKKYCFDHAFGPESTNKNVYRSISSVISGVVHGLNATVFAYGSTGSGKTYTMVGTRSDPGLMVLSLNTIFDMIKCDKSSDDFEVTCSYLEVYNEVIYDLLEKSSGHLELREDPEQGIVVAGLRSIKVYSADRILELLNLGNGRRKTESTEMNSTSSRSHAVLEIAVKRRQKNQNQVMRGKLALVDLAGSERAAETNNGGQKLRDGANINRSLLALANCINALGKQHKKGLAYVPYRNSKLTRILKDGLSGNSQTVMVATVSPADTQYHHTVNTLKYADRAKEIKTHIQKNIGTIDTHMSDYQRMIDNLQSEVSQLKKQLAEKESQLSIIPFERGVERELSWLDGLSHQISENVQERINLQKALFELEETNLRNRTELQHLDDAIAKQATEKDIVEALSSRRQVILDNIRDNDEAGVNYQREIEENEKHRCKLQDMLNEAINNNGNKTYLHILNQYKLLGMGNTELQFEMAMRDQIIYNQREAQRNLWNLLMGLGVEEKQVFDLAAKQGITIEDWSMASYPGLPYRKQAPSLIPANIPFMGHSYSQSSCTFQSYNQDAASKGQQWAPTPTLCREEHHSSYYFMGHEPPAFASLRKSHGGGRPTPWIDTGGANHRRVSYPQTVNNSSHMGPSFYQTPQREMLVNAPSPYGSPRADRATTPAGQPFYGSPRAIATVRNSSCNSPRVATAVSAPSGARNQQRVYGTSPLSGTKGVKNASYGQNSHTKLYRGGGGSKVHNKGNKTQRQHH
- the BNAC03G52330D gene encoding uncharacterized protein BNAC03G52330D, whose product is MEVRSEMKQNIYEIFKNFMTGITKLEELDNATNIFLLRFQQGLCLLKRSPIVTSSKLIENILKNNETRRLKSYVEAGCINIDDAARSTRDLHTSLSGLSDHLIKAQSLLSDLERLTDDAALAIETATKLSTQLDEESGDDLRQVTSEENETVPFAQEPEVTEYATVIAVVYSMVKQNYVMQEKIVRSLSLKTSFDELDTYTLMWSLRPFVEDEIMNRAWKCIY